The Primulina huaijiensis isolate GDHJ02 chromosome 18, ASM1229523v2, whole genome shotgun sequence DNA window TTCGAATTCTCAAGTTTCTGGGCTACCCAATCGGTTATTGGGTTCTTCTTCTCTCCACGGGAGATTCAGTGTCAAAACCAAAGCCTTAGTTTTTTCTACAAAGCCAGCAGCTTCGTTTCCACGATTCAGAATCCAAGGGCAGAAATTGTTTAAGCTCTCATTTTATTGTGGAAACTATGTTTTACATGGAACTGCTAGattaaataaagaaatttaGAACCAAAAGTTATAGCATTTAAATCAAGAAGACGGGTTTTCAGTTAGCTTAGTTTGGGTTATGCTTGTACATTCCTGATAGGAAAAGCATTTGAAAACTGATGAAGACCGGGTGAATCGGTAAGAGTTTGGTGGACGATTGCACCGGGTCGAGTTGATGAGCTAGAGATGATTACCCGGGCACCTAAACCTGCATTTTCAAGGGAGAAAGAACGTTAATGGCACCGAAGGATTCTCGACGTGAtcactccgacgctcaagttagTCAATGATTATACGGAGAATTTTGTAATAAATGTTGCAGGCGATATACAAGTGAATGAGGATCTTTAATGCTAAACCAAGctgataattataaaaaaaaagtcaatgaTGATATTGTTTTCAGTGTCCAACAACTATTCATGAGAGTATGGCTGCCATTCTTTCTGCTTTCTGCTTTCACTGCTGGGTCTGAGAACTCATGCTTGTTTTGATTGAGTTCGGTTACTTTTTACACGCCAAAAGTATTGATGATAATGATTACCAAGCTAAAGTTTCTCATACATGTGCAGTTGAGTGCGGTGTTTTATCGAGGTAACCCAGCCCGGGAGACTTCATCCAGATTCTGTCTGAAAGCGCACGCTCCCTTTGCCCAGGGAAATGATGCCCCGGGCATCTATCTACCCAGCACCTTACATGATCCTACTGAAAACTTTCCATGATCTGGGCTATACATCTAttatcccgggtcatccatgacccgggttCTTTCAGGGTATCAAAAACAATAATGGGACAGTAGAAAAAGATGATTCGTCAAATCATGTGGTTTGCTTTGGGGAAATGCTGATTGATTTTGTCCCGACCACAAGTGGGTTTCATTAGCTGAAGCACCAGCATTTAAGAAGGCTCCCGGAGGCGTCCCTGCAAATGTTGTGGTCGGCATTGCTCGCCTACGCGGTGCATCGGCATTCATAGGCAAGGTAGTTTAGTCTATATCTTCTACTTGCAATGCAagtttatgtaaaaatatactaTGGATGTTACTATCCTAAATTGTTTTCATAGGAAATTGTGGATTGGGTGATTAGATTAAAACGTTCTCACTTCTACATGCTATCCTTTTGAGCTTATGGCTTAACAATAAGACGGCACAGCCGAAAGGGCGATGTGGGAGAGGAATATCATCTAGTCAATGTTGACATTGTGATACATgttcactttaaaaaaaattcaaatacgGATAGTCGTCTTGATGTTGTGTATAGGTAGCAAGTACGTTGGCTTCTCAAGGGGATTTTATTTGGTAAATGGTCACCAATCATTACGTCTATTTTCcaaatttgcaaaataaaacgaattatatatatgttgctaatttgtcattttaaaaCCTTGAAATTTGATGTTTGGATATTAATGTCATTTGATTCGTGCTCAGGTAGGTGAAGATGAATTTTGTTACATGCTTGCTGATATTTTGAGGCAAAACAATGTAAATAACGAGGGAATGAGGTTTGATCCAGGTGCTCGAATAGCCTTAGCATTTGTGACACTCAGAAAGGATGGAGAACGTGAATTCATGTTCTATCGTAATCCTAGCGCTGATATGTTGCTTTAAGTTCCAGAACTTGACTTGGAGTTGACGGAAACTCTCCTAAAGTAAATGAGTAAACATTATATAGCAGAATAATGTGTAGATTAtaagaaacaaaagaagataTATTTTACTTATTCGCGATGGCTTTTAATATTGATTACCGATGCTTATGTTTTTCAAATTTGACTTGGTTTGTCTCTTAATTTCGAGGGAtgttattttctaaaataatgGTTTAGCCAATCAAAGACTTAGTTATGGATTCTCACGGATTCTCGGTCCTCATCAGGCCAAAATTTTCCACTCTGGTTCAATAAGTTTAATCACTGAACCTTGTAAATCGGCCCACGTTGTTGCCACAATAGCCGCAAAAGAAGCCGACGTTATCTTGTCATATGATCCAAATTTAAGGCTTCCGTTGTGGCCTTCTGCAGAAAGTGCAAGAGAAGGCATTCTTAGCATATGGAATACAGCTGATATTATTAAGGTTATATATTTGAACCTAATTGTTTTTTagattataaaattttcaatgaaaagTATGGAGTCTTATGTTTGGATTATATAAAACATCAGATAAGTGAGGAAGAGATATGTTTTTTGATAGATGGGGGAAGATCCCTATGATGATAACGTTGTTCGTAAGTTATGTCATCCAAATCTCAGATTATTCCTTGTCACTGAAGGTCAAGAAGGTTGCCGATATTATACAAAGGTGTGCTTTCTATATCGTGATAAAtagtaataaattttcatgaaatGATGTTATAACTTTcgtgtttaaattttaaaatactaatggTTAGATTTTGAGCCTAACTTATCATTTTTTCCTTCCAAAATAGACACTGGGTACTTTTCTAGCTTTGTCGTGGATTTTTTTCAGGAGTTGAGTGGAGGAGTGGAGGGTATAAAGGTGGAAAGTGTGGATAGCACCGGCGCTGGAATCTTATCACAACTAGCTGCGGATACCTCATTGCTTCAGGTAACGATAAACCAAAGGCTTCTTATTGCCGGTAGATTTGCCTCAGGTAACGATAAACCAAAGTCTCTGCTCAAGTTGGTTTCGTGAATTTTCTCATTCAAATTTCGATATACCGGTAGTTTTGTTTACATCTCCTGACGTGTCTGCATGAACAATTTCCCCCTACGGTATATTTCCTTGTATTCTGAATTATGAATGAAATTTGATTCAGTTATATATTCATGGAAAAAAGTGTGCAAGAGTGAGTTGGTTCAGAATAAAAGAACTTTACGACTTCTTATTGccattttcctttctttttttctcGGTAATAATTTGATTACAGTTTTAACCAAAAGTTGAGAGCTTTACCATTTTGACTACGAGGCCACGACTTGTAAGGTTTTATTTCTTGAATAACAGTCTACTCaaatcccttttttttttccttaatgtGCTAGTTAAAAATAACTGTAGGTATTATTATATTGTAATCGCACTAATTGATAAATCTCTGACATTTCTGCAATTACAAGGACTCACGCAAGACCATGATGCCTGACACAGGGCACATGCAATCTTGAATCATCTGCACGACGGCATTGCATGCTCGCTAACATGGGATATGAAATAAAACAAAcctcatataaataaaataaaagaatccATAGTCGAATCACTACATGTTATTCTGTAATAATCATCGTATCATAATGTGATATATCATGAGTTACGCCCCAAGATTTACTGATTCGCTGACCCTTGTCCTAAATACTTAGTTCGAGCCAGTCCCAGCCCTCGATGTTggtaaaaacaaattaaatcgtGCCATTACTCCTCTCAAAGCAAAGATAGAACAATGCAGAAGTATACAATCATCACATGATATCTAACTAAATCAGACTTATTGACCATTTCTTGGCACAAAGTTTCTCATGTCACCGGCAGTGGAAGTGATTATAATCGTCGTCAAATTCGGCTCCTAGCATGGCTAATGAAAAATGATTGCTCATTTCATTCTTCATCCCCTGCATTTGAGAATTAAAATCAGATGCAGTGCTGTTATAACTTGTCAAAACAGCCTTCTTTCTGCTTAAACCAACGGATTTTTTTCCTGTCAGTAATTTGATAATCTCACGCATATCTGGCCTAAGAGATTCCTCATAGGTTATGCAAGCATTCGCAGCTTCAATTATTTGTgctatctgatttgattgctcTCTCGTGAAGTTTAATCGTGGATCAAGCAACTTTTCCACCCCTCCTAGCTGCAACAGCGGCTTCGCCTACAAGGATGAAGGGACAGAATTTCCATTCATAAGGTTGTATTTTGCCACACCATACTTGAGTAAAAACCAGGAGCAACAATAGAGCAATGACGTACCCAAGAAACCAAATTTTCTTCTCCCCGTCCTCTTCTTGATTCAATAGGTTTCCGACCAGTTATTAGTTCCAACAGAACGACCCCAAAGGCATAAACATCGGTTTTATCAGATACTTTGCCATGCTGGAAGTATTCAGGAGCCAAGTACCTATAAAATTCGAGAAATATTGGTTCTTGTTTAGAATGGAACTAAGACAAATAATACTTGAAAGTTCTAGATGTCATACCCAAAAGTGCCTTTAACCGTTTTACAAAGGAATGGTACTGAACGCGCTGGAGTCCATGTGGCCAATCCAAAATCGCACAACTGCAGAAATAATCAAGAAAGTTGAAAACtaacaaaaaaatgaatataaaaaatCTCTGGTGACTAAAGGTACAAATGCGGATTCAAACCAAAAGGCGATCCCAGAAATGGGGTTTTCCCACACCTTTGGCTTCATTTTGGAGGATAGGACGATGTTTGAGGGTTTAATGTCCCTATGAACAACACATCTCTCTGTTCCATTATGCAAATACTCAATCGCCTCTGCAATTCCCACGGCTATCTTATACCTAACAGACCATTGAAGCGCATGACAGCCCTTCCCTCCCGTATTCTTTTCTGCACACAGCATTACATCTTGAATCAACATAAACTTCATAGGACACAACATATGCTAATTCTTCTACAATAAATTCAGGAAATAAAATGCAATCGATTTGAAATTATACCGTGTAAAAATCGCTCCAAGCTTCCACCAGAAACATACTTGTAGACCAAAAACATGCCTTCCTCATCGTCAATGCAAAATCCCAACAGGGAAACAATGTGAGGATTAAGTAAAGAACTAGCTATCATTAATTCCCTACAAAATGTCTTTGATGCCTCCTTGTCTTCTTTATCCAACCGCTTAATGGCGACTGAAGTTCTAAGAAATCCAAGACTTCCTCTAAACACACAGCTCAATGCTCCTTTCCCTAAAACTCGTCCTACCCATACAAAAAATCACACagaattgaaaataacaaatcaTTTAGACGCACAATTATTATGGAAAAAACCAATTGAGTACCTTTGGAAAAGTTTCTCGAGGCACGGAGGATGTCAGAGTAGCTGAACCTTATTAAAGAGTGTGACACATGAGAAATACTCCTCTCCAAGGACTCAATTCTTCTCCATTTTAACTCCCTAGTTTTAGAATCAGCCAACATGCCATTATCCAAATTCACCATCAAAACAGTAGCAGAGCAGCTACTATTTACAGGCATTGATTCAAGCTCAATCTGAGAGCATAAACTGAATCTGAAAGAAGAGTGAACCGAGTGTGGCTCCTCTGCACCACAGCCACCAGGCCCAGCCAGCAACCAAGCCTTGTTGTGCTCCGAATTCTTGCTAGAGCTCCGCCGTCTTCGGCGCGGAATGACGCAAGCTAAACCAAAATCCCACATCATTTCTTACCGCAAAGACTCGAACTTCACTTCGTAATCAATTTCACAGTAGTCATGATCCACAATGGGGCTTATAGTCGGTGCAACCCGTAACTGAAAATTCCATTACGGTTTATTTAACAACAATCCAAAAGCAAAAGCACGAAAATCCAGGAACTAAAAGGAGAGACTGAATAAAGCAAAggtgaaaagaaagaaaaagaaaaggtgaTACCTTTGCTTCAAAGAAGAGGATTGGATATTATAAATTTACTTCTCCAGTGAAAAAGGACGAGTCTTGGAATAATGGCTGCGCATGTGCATAAACAAATTAActgcaaattttatttataaaatcaaaagaCCACTGGAAATCTGTAATATCTATGGAGCATTAATGTAATGCTTCGAAAGACACCAGCCcaaatatatgaattaaatattCTAGAGACAGGAGAAATGTGAGTGGCGTGAAGAGAAGAAAGCGGGGGGTGGGGGGTCAGATTCTTGGTCGTGTTAGTGAACAAGACAAACTAAACCCACTGcttttatgcataaaatatttaacgacCATGTCTCTTAAATCAATGTCCAACAATGATTAGTTAGGTGAATTAAACTTGGAATATACAGTATCAAAATCATATAACCCAATTTCCATAATATTTTGGAGtaacaataattaaaaaaaaaaccctacaaAATGCGAATTAGtactaataataatttgatgaaataatcAGAAGACTTGGAGAACATGGATGATTGTGATTTGATAGATTGCCTGCAATCGATCCATTCAAGTGAATTCACATAATTTGGACAAgttttaattattatgattttaggAAAAGGGggtattttaaagttaaacgaGGACTTTGGATTATGACTAAAGAATAATTTGATGTACCAAATATTAGCACGAAAATTTAATGATATAGTTTGGTGACCATCCAATTCCATAATTTCTTATCCCTAACAACCATAACCGACAGGCCACATAGGATCTATTTGGTCTTCACCAATTTTGCTTATATTTGTTGGCTAAATTTGGATGTCTTTGTAATGTTTATCAATTATTATATCATAGTTTGTGATTATGTTTTATTACATTCAATTATTATATCATAGTTTGTGATTATGTTTTATTCCATTCAATTATATACAAGTGTTGGGAAGAGGCTGGGTTGCATGCCTTAATCTATTCTGTTGATGTGACTTCTGAATCAGTGGTCGAATGATTGTTCAAGATCCTTGCTGGATAAGCTACAGACACCGTGTGTTGATAAGTTTTCTGGCTATTTGGAAGcaaagaaataacaaaatgtGGAACTCTTCCCACGGTTCAGATCGGGATACAGTTGAGGCAGCCTTGAATGTTTTGTACGAGTGGATATCAATAAAGTCCCGGGCGATAGGTAGCAAGCCCCGAGAATAATCTCAAACATGCGTTGTAGCAGATGCTATTGCTTTTATTGGGTGGCGTTCTTAATATGCTTTTGTGTTTGagttcaattttattatttgtccTTGAAAGTAAAAACGAAAAtgatctcacgagtcaattttgtgaaaaaaatattctatttgaagcactaatgaaaaaaatattattttttatgtcaaaaatattatttttttattataaatatggacatAGTTGACTAAACTTACTAATaaatacatgtgaccatctcaCAAAAGATCTACCAGTAAGTAAAATAACACGGGGTGAGTATTTTTGGGAAACAAATTTGGCGCATTTTAGATACGAAAATTTGGTTCATGAGATACGCagcaataaatatatattcctctttctcaaaaaaaaaaaaaaattcgaataaATTAAAATCAGAGAATTTATTTccacacaaaaaaatattcacaAAATGAAAGTAAGAAAGAATATAATGAGGATATTTTGAGCacaaaataaggaaaaataaacatatttaaacATCGTTTTCAGCTTAAGAGCAGAGTCCAGTTCGTCTACCAACTGTATAAAAGTGAAAAAACATATAGTGG harbors:
- the LOC140963871 gene encoding probable serine/threonine-protein kinase PBL7 — its product is MMWDFGLACVIPRRRRRSSSKNSEHNKAWLLAGPGGCGAEEPHSVHSSFRFSLCSQIELESMPVNSSCSATVLMVNLDNGMLADSKTRELKWRRIESLERSISHVSHSLIRFSYSDILRASRNFSKGRVLGKGALSCVFRGSLGFLRTSVAIKRLDKEDKEASKTFCRELMIASSLLNPHIVSLLGFCIDDEEGMFLVYKYVSGGSLERFLHEKNTGGKGCHALQWSVRYKIAVGIAEAIEYLHNGTERCVVHRDIKPSNIVLSSKMKPKLCDFGLATWTPARSVPFLCKTVKGTFGYLAPEYFQHGKVSDKTDVYAFGVVLLELITGRKPIESRRGRGEENLVSWAKPLLQLGGVEKLLDPRLNFTREQSNQIAQIIEAANACITYEESLRPDMREIIKLLTGKKSVGLSRKKAVLTSYNSTASDFNSQMQGMKNEMSNHFSLAMLGAEFDDDYNHFHCR